In the genome of Patescibacteria group bacterium, one region contains:
- a CDS encoding DNA polymerase III subunit alpha, protein MSEDKPKFVHLHVHSHYSMLDGMGKIPDLVAKAKNDGQPAIALTDHGVMHGIIEFYEECLKQEIKPILGVEAYMAPRTMHDKQPRVDSSAYHLILLAKNETGYKNLLKLTSIAHLDGYYYKPRIDKKTLKKHADGLIACSACVQGEIPRKSLESLNEGRKALKEYLEIFPKEDLYLEVQKHPHTVPEQDSANKNMFKLAQEFGLKVIATNDPHYVNSDDNIAHDALICLQTGKVLSDENRMSMAGDDYSLLTTEQMAANFPDHPEVLQNTLEIVEKCNVEIELGKFKFPEFPLPEGETYETYLRKLIDERLPRMVGEVTKEMTDRIDYEFDVIKKKGYLGYFLIVQDFFHFAKENGIPTNTRGSAAGCFISYALGITAKQLNPMEYNLPFERFLNPYRPSAPDIDADIADSGRDSIIQYVSKKYGKDHVAQIITFGTMAARMAVRDVGRVLGMTYSEVDIIAKLIPPLKTTLEKALDSVEDLKALYNSDAKVKQCIDIARKLEGVVRHASVHAAGVVIAPEAITNFTPIMMDAKGERLITQYEMHTVGEDGVGLIKMDFLGLANLSIIQNALRIIRKTRNTEINLEEIPLDDKKTFQLLSRGETIGVFQLESEGMRKNIKELRPSTIHDIMAMVALYRPGPMAFIPEYIARKHNPARISYLDPRMKQFLDKSLGLIVYQDDVLMIALELAGYNWEEVDKFRKAIGKKIAKDMAAQKDKFYKQIIERGMEKNIVDELWAQIETFAGYGFNKAHAASYGLVAYQTAYLKSNYPPEYMSALMTSNRDDLDKLAMEIEECKRMGIQVLPPSVNESFVDFGVVKDSGNVRFGLSAIKNVGAAVAEEIVENRKEGGKFKDIEDFLTRLGPKVINKKSLESLVMAGALDDLGERALFLYNMEKMLAFASNIQKNQNSGQNSLFTSEEVSIPSIQFEETKPAEKKQRLAWERELLGMYVSEHPLSGISHMIEPHRTLKISEVTSEHEGEFVRISGIITNIHSILTRANQKMVFAKIEDLTSNAEVIAFPKILAETTDLWVADKIVAVDGYVNYKDGSPKILCEQIQEIHEQADIDPFKPRGKKKNGDWRKKGNGNGNGNSYASTNGYSNNGSVPAPKKQAEEYIIKRKSIKITLPKGSDRSILKEIKEILESDPGESDVILNVPNNGSGYKEIKTKTKVAINPVLNKKLKEIVGKENIAIT, encoded by the coding sequence ATGAGCGAGGACAAACCAAAATTCGTACATCTGCATGTCCATAGCCACTATTCTATGCTCGATGGGATGGGTAAAATCCCCGATCTGGTGGCAAAAGCAAAAAACGACGGCCAACCTGCTATCGCCCTTACCGACCATGGTGTTATGCACGGCATAATCGAATTCTATGAAGAGTGCTTGAAGCAGGAAATCAAGCCAATATTGGGCGTTGAGGCCTATATGGCACCGCGTACGATGCATGACAAGCAGCCGCGAGTCGATTCTTCAGCCTATCACCTTATACTCTTGGCAAAAAATGAAACCGGATATAAAAATCTTTTGAAATTAACATCTATTGCTCATCTTGATGGATATTATTATAAGCCAAGAATTGACAAAAAAACGCTCAAAAAGCATGCGGATGGTTTGATCGCTTGTAGCGCCTGTGTCCAAGGTGAAATTCCAAGAAAATCGCTTGAGAGCCTAAACGAAGGCCGCAAAGCCCTAAAAGAATATTTGGAAATATTCCCTAAGGAAGATCTGTATCTCGAGGTTCAGAAACACCCGCACACTGTTCCCGAGCAAGACTCAGCAAATAAAAATATGTTCAAGCTTGCTCAGGAATTCGGGTTGAAAGTTATTGCAACAAATGACCCTCACTATGTAAATTCGGATGACAATATAGCCCATGATGCATTGATCTGCCTTCAAACAGGAAAAGTTTTGTCTGATGAAAACAGAATGTCCATGGCTGGAGATGATTATTCACTTCTAACCACCGAGCAGATGGCGGCGAATTTTCCCGACCATCCGGAAGTTCTTCAAAACACGCTTGAGATTGTCGAAAAATGCAATGTCGAGATCGAGCTTGGCAAATTTAAATTCCCCGAATTTCCACTCCCGGAGGGTGAAACCTATGAGACGTATCTGCGCAAGTTGATCGACGAACGCCTGCCCCGCATGGTAGGCGAAGTTACGAAAGAAATGACGGATCGTATCGACTATGAGTTTGATGTGATTAAGAAAAAAGGTTACTTAGGATATTTTTTGATTGTGCAGGATTTTTTCCACTTTGCAAAAGAAAACGGCATTCCGACCAATACCAGGGGTTCAGCCGCAGGTTGTTTCATCTCCTATGCTCTCGGAATCACTGCTAAGCAGCTGAACCCGATGGAATACAATCTGCCATTTGAACGATTTTTAAATCCGTATCGCCCATCTGCGCCCGATATCGACGCTGATATTGCCGATTCCGGCCGCGATTCGATCATTCAGTATGTGTCCAAAAAATATGGAAAAGATCACGTGGCACAGATTATCACCTTCGGAACAATGGCAGCCAGAATGGCAGTCCGTGATGTCGGGCGGGTACTCGGCATGACATATTCAGAAGTCGATATTATTGCAAAATTAATTCCTCCCCTCAAAACAACGCTTGAAAAAGCTCTTGATTCAGTCGAGGATTTGAAAGCACTATATAATTCTGATGCTAAGGTCAAGCAGTGTATCGATATTGCTCGCAAACTCGAGGGCGTCGTCCGCCATGCTTCCGTCCATGCTGCCGGTGTGGTTATCGCACCTGAGGCAATCACAAACTTTACTCCGATCATGATGGACGCAAAGGGCGAACGGCTCATCACCCAATACGAAATGCACACTGTAGGAGAAGATGGCGTTGGCTTGATCAAGATGGATTTTCTTGGGCTTGCTAACCTTTCAATCATTCAAAATGCCCTCCGCATTATTCGAAAAACACGAAATACCGAGATCAATCTTGAGGAAATTCCGCTCGACGACAAAAAAACTTTTCAGCTTCTATCTCGCGGAGAAACCATTGGCGTTTTTCAGCTTGAATCCGAAGGCATGCGCAAGAATATCAAAGAGCTTCGTCCTTCGACAATCCATGACATCATGGCAATGGTGGCACTCTACCGCCCCGGGCCGATGGCTTTTATTCCAGAATACATAGCCCGCAAGCACAATCCGGCAAGAATAAGTTATCTTGATCCTAGAATGAAACAATTCCTGGATAAATCACTTGGCCTGATCGTTTATCAGGATGATGTTCTTATGATTGCCCTCGAGCTTGCCGGCTACAACTGGGAGGAAGTCGATAAATTTCGAAAAGCTATCGGTAAAAAAATTGCCAAAGATATGGCAGCCCAGAAAGATAAGTTCTATAAACAAATCATCGAACGCGGCATGGAGAAAAATATCGTTGATGAGCTCTGGGCGCAGATTGAAACGTTTGCCGGTTACGGCTTTAATAAAGCGCATGCTGCAAGCTACGGCCTCGTCGCCTACCAGACAGCATATTTGAAATCGAATTATCCGCCAGAATATATGTCAGCCTTAATGACCTCAAACCGAGATGATCTTGACAAATTAGCAATGGAGATCGAGGAATGTAAACGAATGGGCATACAGGTTTTGCCTCCATCGGTAAACGAATCCTTCGTTGATTTTGGCGTTGTGAAAGACAGCGGCAATGTCCGTTTCGGCCTTTCCGCCATCAAGAATGTTGGTGCAGCAGTTGCAGAAGAAATAGTTGAAAATCGCAAGGAAGGTGGAAAATTCAAAGATATTGAGGATTTTTTGACGCGGTTGGGTCCCAAAGTAATTAATAAAAAATCACTGGAATCGCTTGTGATGGCGGGCGCACTAGACGATCTTGGAGAGCGGGCTCTCTTTCTCTACAACATGGAAAAAATGTTGGCTTTCGCATCGAATATTCAGAAGAATCAGAATTCTGGCCAAAATTCATTATTTACAAGCGAAGAAGTCAGTATCCCCTCTATTCAATTTGAGGAAACAAAGCCGGCAGAAAAAAAACAACGGCTGGCATGGGAGCGGGAACTTCTCGGCATGTACGTGTCTGAACATCCGCTTTCTGGCATTTCGCACATGATCGAACCCCACCGAACACTCAAGATTTCCGAAGTTACATCTGAACACGAAGGTGAATTTGTCCGAATTTCCGGCATTATTACAAACATCCATTCGATCCTCACCCGTGCTAATCAAAAAATGGTTTTTGCCAAAATCGAAGATCTCACCAGCAATGCTGAAGTAATCGCATTCCCGAAAATCTTAGCAGAAACAACTGACCTCTGGGTTGCCGATAAAATCGTGGCGGTAGACGGATATGTAAACTACAAAGACGGATCACCAAAAATCCTGTGTGAGCAGATACAGGAGATCCACGAACAAGCCGACATCGATCCTTTCAAACCAAGAGGCAAAAAGAAAAATGGAGATTGGCGGAAAAAAGGAAATGGGAATGGTAATGGAAATAGCTATGCCTCTACCAACGGATACTCCAATAACGGTTCAGTGCCCGCCCCCAAAAAACAAGCTGAAGAGTATATTATCAAGCGCAAATCGATAAAAATAACGCTACCCAAAGGCTCCGACCGCTCGATTTTGAAAGAAATAAAAGAAATATTGGAGTCCGACCCGGGTGAATCTGACGTGATCCTGAATGTACCGAATAATGGCAGCGGATACAAAGAGATCAAAACAAAAACCAAGGTAGCGATAAATCCCGTCCTTAACAAAAAATTAAAAGAGATCGTCGGCAAGGAAAATATTGCCATCACCTAA
- a CDS encoding MraY family glycosyltransferase, whose amino-acid sequence MTYFLGFFISLVLSIFATGIVRSLGFRKKIFAEIRERDVHKKPIPRIGGIAIFLSFLITLTIFLLVFKTNFGFAGSAVFGLDSKFIGIILGSTLVVISMFFDDLFGLKAWQKSIFQILAAIVAISGGIGIDTLTNPFGGEINLNSIYVPLFSVSGTMVHFSLWSDLLTLVWLVGMMNVINFVDGIDGLASGISTIAAFTIFLLSISLAVNQPSTALIAIILAGSTAGFLFWNFPPAKIFMGDAGSMFLGYILGVLPLISGGKLATAFLVLGFPIVDGLFVAGGRILRGKNPFTTPDKTHLHHRFLAAGFSVREAVLSLYVIAIAFAWVALRSTTMNKIIASIILILLLIGIIVLLRMRAKQMTES is encoded by the coding sequence ATGACTTATTTTCTTGGATTTTTTATCAGCCTGGTTCTATCGATTTTTGCGACTGGAATTGTGAGATCCCTAGGTTTCCGCAAAAAAATATTTGCCGAAATTAGGGAACGCGATGTGCACAAAAAACCAATTCCCAGGATCGGGGGAATTGCGATTTTCTTGTCATTTTTGATCACATTGACCATTTTTCTTCTGGTATTTAAAACCAACTTTGGCTTTGCCGGTTCGGCAGTTTTTGGTTTGGACTCGAAATTTATTGGAATTATATTGGGCAGTACGCTTGTTGTAATATCGATGTTTTTTGATGATCTTTTCGGGCTAAAAGCATGGCAGAAATCAATCTTTCAAATTTTAGCAGCAATTGTTGCGATATCTGGCGGAATCGGAATTGATACTTTAACCAATCCGTTTGGTGGTGAAATTAATTTGAATTCGATTTATGTTCCCCTTTTCTCCGTTTCTGGAACGATGGTACATTTTTCTCTCTGGTCCGATCTTCTAACATTGGTCTGGCTTGTCGGAATGATGAACGTAATCAATTTCGTGGACGGAATCGACGGATTGGCTTCCGGAATTTCAACTATTGCCGCCTTTACCATTTTTCTTCTTTCAATCTCGCTGGCTGTAAATCAGCCATCGACTGCGCTAATTGCAATAATATTGGCAGGGTCAACTGCAGGGTTCCTGTTTTGGAATTTTCCGCCGGCAAAAATATTTATGGGGGATGCAGGAAGTATGTTTTTGGGTTATATACTGGGAGTGCTTCCACTTATTTCTGGCGGTAAATTGGCTACAGCGTTCCTTGTATTGGGTTTTCCGATAGTAGATGGCCTCTTTGTGGCCGGCGGAAGAATTTTACGTGGCAAAAACCCTTTTACGACTCCGGATAAAACGCATCTTCATCATAGATTTTTGGCCGCTGGCTTTTCTGTTCGCGAGGCTGTCCTGTCGCTTTACGTTATTGCGATTGCTTTTGCCTGGGTCGCTCTGCGTTCGACAACCATGAACAAAATCATTGCTTCAATAATTTTGATATTATTGTTAATAGGGATAATCGTTTTGCTTCGCATGAGAGCGAAGCAAATGACAGAATCTTAA
- a CDS encoding GxxExxY protein, whose amino-acid sequence MNINRFDNDEYPEIELTRNIIGCAFEVYKALGYGLSEKTYQNALSESLAKKQLEFQREKYGFVTFNGKKVGKYYLDFLVAGKIAVELKVRNEIYETDVRQLLSYLSSEKIQVGLLIVFTKNGAKVKRLIK is encoded by the coding sequence ATGAATATAAATCGATTTGATAATGACGAATATCCTGAGATAGAACTGACCAGAAATATTATTGGATGTGCTTTCGAGGTGTATAAGGCGCTAGGATATGGGCTGTCTGAAAAAACCTATCAGAATGCGTTATCAGAGTCACTTGCAAAAAAACAACTTGAATTTCAGCGTGAGAAATACGGATTTGTTACATTCAACGGTAAAAAAGTCGGTAAATATTATTTAGATTTCCTTGTGGCAGGGAAAATAGCTGTTGAGCTTAAAGTCAGAAATGAAATTTATGAAACTGACGTTAGACAACTCCTTAGCTATTTGTCGTCGGAAAAAATTCAAGTCGGATTATTAATAGTTTTTACCAAGAATGGCGCCAAGGTTAAGCGTTTAATAAAATAA
- the rpmA gene encoding 50S ribosomal protein L27: MAHKKAAGSTRLGRDSRAQRLGVKVFGDQKILAGGIIVRQRGSKFHAGANVGIGCDDTLYALKDGMVKFQEKRVVAFNSNKDKRTFVSVEADKK; this comes from the coding sequence ATGGCACATAAGAAGGCTGCTGGTAGTACAAGACTGGGACGGGATTCACGAGCGCAAAGACTTGGCGTCAAAGTTTTTGGTGACCAGAAAATCCTTGCCGGAGGCATAATCGTCCGCCAGCGCGGTTCCAAATTTCATGCCGGAGCAAATGTCGGAATTGGCTGCGACGATACGCTTTATGCGCTGAAAGACGGCATGGTCAAATTTCAAGAGAAAAGAGTAGTTGCTTTCAACAGCAATAAAGACAAAAGAACTTTTGTGTCTGTAGAGGCAGATAAAAAATAA
- a CDS encoding nucleoside-diphosphate kinase, giving the protein MAEKKLKIAIQRSLVLVKPDGVQRGLVGEVIKRLENRGLKIVALKMVKPSLEHIDNHYPKDEAWIERLGHKGFTVFEEYGIDPKEMMGTDSKKEAGKMVRKWLVDYLLDAPVVAMIVEGVHAIDMVRKIAGNTLPSKAEIGTVRGDFSVDSPAAANLEGRAIKNIMHASETPEEAEHEITHWFSDEDIHDEYKRSDHSVMFNE; this is encoded by the coding sequence ATGGCGGAAAAGAAATTAAAGATTGCGATTCAAAGATCGCTCGTACTAGTCAAGCCGGACGGGGTACAGAGGGGATTGGTTGGCGAAGTAATTAAACGGCTTGAGAATCGCGGGCTGAAAATCGTTGCTCTTAAAATGGTCAAGCCATCACTTGAACACATCGATAATCATTACCCAAAGGACGAAGCCTGGATAGAAAGGCTCGGGCACAAAGGTTTTACGGTCTTTGAGGAATATGGCATCGATCCAAAAGAAATGATGGGCACCGATTCAAAGAAAGAAGCCGGAAAAATGGTTCGAAAATGGTTGGTTGATTATCTCCTTGATGCTCCTGTTGTTGCAATGATTGTCGAGGGTGTGCACGCTATTGATATGGTGCGCAAAATTGCTGGTAATACCCTTCCGTCCAAGGCTGAAATTGGCACTGTGAGGGGAGATTTTTCAGTAGACTCACCTGCGGCTGCAAACCTAGAAGGTCGGGCAATTAAGAACATCATGCATGCTTCGGAAACGCCAGAAGAGGCCGAGCATGAGATTACCCATTGGTTTTCTGATGAAGATATTCATGATGAATATAAGCGGTCAGATCATAGCGTGATGTTCAACGAGTAG
- a CDS encoding DNA methyltransferase encodes MDTDHNKNTFAFVLGRESELALLEVKAVLGRFGFGFCISSVSDNIAIIKFEEAGSLQMTADSLISSLGGTTKIFELYKKASPDLKKEIIDMVIAEKSENGSKIDFGISNFSKRTLNINKLGIEVKTALKPQIKSRFVAIKEGQELSTIVSQTNKLDGKGVEVGVFDEYLGRLIAISNPFEWSKRDYGKPAGDKYSGMLPPKLARMMVNLSIGESNDKSIVVDPFCGSGNIPIEALMLGHDIIASDISEKAVMDTKLNIEWVIARNEMTKQSIKKIAAPSGLAMTGKTFSIFQADATKHDFLAPLSTLDLELSTRDVIIVAEPYLGEPKKFKPSKNAVLGEFKKLEGIYLGFLKNLASLLRASSCQLSAVCLVFPLVESSDGGQISLFAASVDEIEKMGYTLLRPPLVYGRDYQVVKREILFLQAPKS; translated from the coding sequence ATGGACACAGATCACAACAAAAATACATTCGCCTTCGTACTCGGTAGAGAATCCGAGCTAGCCCTCCTTGAAGTAAAGGCGGTTTTAGGACGCTTTGGTTTTGGTTTTTGCATTTCAAGTGTATCCGACAATATCGCTATCATCAAGTTTGAAGAAGCTGGTAGCTTGCAGATGACAGCTGACAGCTTGATAAGCAGCCTGGGCGGAACGACAAAGATATTTGAACTGTACAAAAAGGCAAGTCCTGATCTTAAAAAAGAGATCATTGATATGGTGATCGCTGAAAAAAGTGAAAATGGTTCGAAAATTGACTTTGGAATCTCAAATTTTTCAAAACGAACTTTGAATATCAACAAGCTTGGAATTGAAGTTAAGACTGCCCTTAAGCCTCAAATTAAGTCTCGATTCGTAGCGATTAAGGAGGGGCAGGAGCTCTCAACAATTGTTTCACAAACCAACAAGCTAGATGGCAAGGGAGTCGAAGTAGGTGTCTTTGACGAGTATTTGGGTCGATTGATTGCAATATCGAATCCGTTCGAGTGGTCGAAGCGTGATTATGGCAAGCCAGCCGGAGATAAATATTCCGGAATGTTGCCGCCGAAGCTAGCTCGAATGATGGTGAATCTAAGTATTGGCGAATCAAATGATAAATCTATTGTCGTCGATCCATTCTGCGGATCGGGCAATATTCCCATAGAAGCTCTCATGCTTGGGCACGATATTATTGCTTCGGATATTTCGGAAAAAGCTGTGATGGATACGAAACTAAACATAGAATGGGTCATTGCGAGGAATGAAATGACGAAGCAATCTATTAAAAAGATTGCCGCGCCCTCCGGGCTCGCAATGACAGGCAAAACATTTTCAATCTTTCAAGCTGACGCAACCAAGCATGATTTTCTTGCCCCGCTTTCGACTTTGGACTTGGAACTTTCGACTCGCGATGTAATCATCGTCGCCGAGCCGTATCTCGGTGAACCAAAAAAATTTAAGCCCTCGAAAAATGCTGTTCTTGGCGAATTTAAGAAGCTAGAAGGAATATATCTGGGTTTTCTTAAAAACTTGGCTAGTTTACTGCGAGCTAGCAGCTGTCAGCTGTCAGCTGTTTGCCTCGTCTTTCCCCTCGTCGAATCATCAGATGGCGGACAGATCAGCCTTTTCGCTGCGAGTGTTGACGAGATCGAAAAAATGGGTTATACTCTACTTCGTCCGCCTTTAGTTTACGGGCGGGATTATCAGGTTGTAAAAAGAGAAATTCTCTTTTTACAAGCACCTAAATCCTAA
- a CDS encoding PH domain-containing protein, with product MSLEFTFKGQRADETVEEVVKNHPFVLFWPGIKAVILLAIPVGVFFFTGASTYFTLATLIFVLSAFAVFARPYYEYAASVLILTNQRVMYLAQRGFFGRKIIETELRNIVDISSDTSGAIRMSLGFGDLIIRTAGAGIGTEIIVKNISDPFEIQQEVTKRIEKQLIR from the coding sequence ATGTCTCTTGAGTTCACATTCAAAGGCCAGCGCGCAGATGAAACGGTCGAGGAAGTGGTCAAAAATCATCCTTTTGTATTGTTCTGGCCGGGTATCAAGGCTGTTATACTGCTTGCTATTCCAGTCGGTGTCTTCTTCTTTACTGGTGCGAGCACATATTTTACCCTAGCGACGTTAATTTTTGTGCTTTCTGCTTTTGCTGTATTTGCAAGGCCGTATTATGAATATGCCGCGAGTGTTCTCATTCTCACAAACCAAAGAGTAATGTATTTGGCGCAAAGAGGATTTTTTGGCCGCAAAATTATCGAAACCGAGCTTAGAAATATCGTTGACATTTCATCTGATACTTCCGGGGCAATCCGCATGTCACTCGGTTTTGGTGATTTGATAATACGCACAGCCGGAGCCGGAATTGGTACGGAAATTATTGTCAAAAACATCTCCGATCCATTCGAAATCCAGCAAGAAGTGACAAAAAGGATTGAAAAACAACTTATTAGGTGA